Below is a window of Thiohalorhabdus sp. Cl-TMA DNA.
ATTGCCCCAATCGGGGCATCCAAAGCCGATCAAGCTGCGGCCCAGGGCATTAACCGGCTATCCGTGAATAATCCGGGTTCAGCGGCAATGCGGCCTGCTCGGCCTGCCCCGGTCCACGTACTACTACCAGCCGGCCGGGGAGCGCGTCGAGAATCTGGCGCTGATGCGGCTTATCGACCGGCAGTACCTGGAGACGCCCTTCTATGGCAGCCGCCAGATGACGGCCTGGCTGCGGCGCCAGGGGTATGCCGTCAATCGCAAGCGGGTCCAGCGGCTGATGGGCCTCATGGGCCTGCAAGCCACGGTTCCCGGGCCGCAAACCAGTCGGCCGCACCCGCAGAATCCGGTCTACCCCTATCTGCTGCGGGAGCTGGCGCTGACGAACA
It encodes the following:
- a CDS encoding IS3 family transposase, giving the protein MRLIDRQYLETPFYGSRQMTAWLRRQGYAVNRKRVQRLMGLMGLQATVPGPQTSRPHPQNPVYPYLLRELALTNSNLV